The proteins below are encoded in one region of Maribacter aestuarii:
- a CDS encoding serine hydrolase domain-containing protein codes for MAEYTSGWEGKIENTKTFVLKVEIENLGLENTKFKISNKQTIIDYPFDSTSPSIIEIPFAQNYSFKGQLSENGKEINGFIKSGMLLYHLKLTQSRNNSFTGTWNILIIDELKSLDFYLSLENGEGNDYQAYPIFGDNRFTGTWCDNFQKENDLISFTDFKTGMQFKGKLMAEKILLTVFLGENAITEIKLKKSKTDWEIGGFHNENKTSILNLKEIEELISKDSLPNTHSVLISKKGKVVYENYFDGYNANIPHDMRSASKSISSAIVGIIKDKSLFSSVEQSIFDFLPAKYQTLKDSLKEEIDIQSLLTMSSGLDADDYTSVRKSSASENNYQPTRDWVETVLKARMINEPNTEANYGSANPFLLGVAMDSVIAEPLELFMDKYLFQKLEISNYIIQTDRNGRPYFGGGMYLTPKDMLKFGELYLNKGKWESKRILSKKWVKKSIKNYRNLDNVPEKNGYGYLWWHHNYRINGKIIESIEARGTGGQYIFVVPCLKTVVVITSGNYRNGKTQQPEMIFEENILPYLIN; via the coding sequence ATGGCAGAATATACAAGCGGTTGGGAAGGAAAAATAGAAAATACAAAAACATTTGTCCTAAAAGTAGAAATAGAAAATTTAGGACTTGAAAATACCAAATTCAAAATTTCGAACAAGCAAACTATAATCGATTATCCTTTTGATTCAACAAGCCCTTCAATAATAGAAATACCCTTTGCCCAAAACTATTCTTTTAAAGGCCAATTATCTGAAAATGGTAAGGAAATCAATGGGTTTATTAAGTCTGGAATGCTTCTTTATCATTTAAAACTAACACAATCAAGGAATAACTCTTTCACAGGCACTTGGAATATTTTAATTATCGATGAATTAAAATCTCTTGATTTCTATTTAAGTCTTGAAAATGGAGAAGGAAATGACTATCAAGCTTATCCCATTTTTGGTGACAACAGATTTACAGGAACCTGGTGTGATAATTTTCAAAAAGAAAATGATTTGATTTCATTTACTGACTTCAAAACAGGAATGCAGTTTAAAGGGAAGTTAATGGCTGAAAAAATCCTTTTGACTGTCTTTTTAGGCGAAAACGCCATTACAGAAATAAAACTAAAGAAATCTAAAACCGATTGGGAAATTGGCGGATTTCATAATGAGAATAAAACTTCTATTCTTAACCTAAAAGAAATAGAAGAGCTCATTTCCAAGGATTCACTACCTAACACACATTCCGTTTTAATTTCAAAAAAAGGAAAAGTAGTTTATGAAAATTATTTTGATGGCTACAATGCCAATATCCCTCACGATATGCGTTCAGCCTCTAAAAGTATTTCATCTGCTATCGTTGGTATAATAAAAGATAAATCACTTTTCTCAAGTGTTGAGCAATCCATTTTTGACTTTTTACCCGCTAAATATCAAACACTGAAAGACAGCTTAAAAGAAGAAATTGACATTCAGAGCCTTTTAACAATGAGTTCTGGACTAGATGCAGACGATTATACAAGCGTGAGAAAATCATCAGCATCAGAAAACAATTACCAACCTACTAGAGATTGGGTAGAAACCGTTTTAAAAGCAAGAATGATAAACGAACCCAATACAGAGGCAAATTATGGTTCAGCAAATCCATTTTTACTTGGCGTTGCAATGGATTCGGTTATTGCTGAACCTTTAGAATTGTTTATGGATAAATACCTTTTTCAAAAACTTGAAATCTCGAATTATATCATACAAACTGACAGAAACGGAAGGCCATATTTTGGAGGTGGAATGTACCTCACACCAAAAGATATGTTGAAATTTGGGGAACTCTATCTAAATAAGGGGAAATGGGAATCAAAACGTATTTTATCTAAAAAATGGGTTAAAAAGTCAATTAAGAACTACCGTAATTTAGACAATGTTCCAGAAAAAAATGGCTATGGATATTTGTGGTGGCACCACAATTATCGAATAAACGGAAAAATTATAGAATCAATTGAAGCCAGAGGAACTGGTGGTCAATATATTTTTGTTGTTCCTTGCTTAAAAACAGTTGTTGTTATCACATCTGGAAACTATAGAAATGGAAAAACACAACAACCAGAAATGATTTTTGAGGAGAATATTTTACCTTACCTCATTAATTAA
- a CDS encoding methylated-DNA--[protein]-cysteine S-methyltransferase translates to MDRAFIKTPLGVAKLKGNADGLSSITVLNTDETVTDIVPESLEDAVYQLNEYFQGKRQQFDLTLNPEGTDFQQRVWQALEEIPFGKTVSYLQLSKNLGDPKAIRAVAAANGKNPLWIVVPCHRVIGSDGSLTGYAGGLHRKKWLLAHESPAKQQSLF, encoded by the coding sequence ATGGATCGTGCTTTTATTAAAACACCTTTGGGCGTCGCCAAATTAAAAGGTAATGCAGATGGCCTAAGCTCCATAACAGTTTTAAATACCGATGAAACCGTAACGGACATTGTTCCGGAATCATTGGAAGATGCTGTTTATCAACTCAACGAATATTTCCAGGGAAAGCGTCAACAGTTCGATTTGACGTTGAACCCTGAAGGCACCGATTTTCAACAACGTGTTTGGCAGGCCTTAGAAGAAATTCCCTTTGGTAAAACCGTATCCTACCTACAACTCTCCAAAAATTTGGGCGACCCCAAGGCCATACGTGCCGTGGCGGCAGCAAACGGTAAAAATCCGCTGTGGATCGTGGTTCCTTGCCATAGGGTCATTGGCAGTGATGGTTCCTTGACCGGTTATGCCGGCGGACTACACCGAAAAAAGTGGCTTTTAGCGCATGAAAGTCCCGCAAAACAACAATCTCTCTTCTAG
- a CDS encoding serine hydrolase domain-containing protein, which produces MNKTVLLLFLTFVIISCKQPTEKSNKLKKDFSAVKDTLTTKLEESNKDGEIVGFSVAIIAEDNVIYNKGFGFSDSKNNKEYKTNTIQNIGSIAKTLIGISLLKAQELGKLNLDDPINKHLPFEVINPNYPDVPITIRQLATHTSSIVDDEENYLKAFILENDEVKEEEETAFTHFQKSDKRISLKDFLQACLSQDGKWFTKKMFSENIPGTEFEYTNFGADLCGLVIAEATGMSYKDFTERYILNPLSMNDSGWSIKDVDSLKRSKFYLYKGQKIADYTAITYPNGGLFTSSEDLGKFLSELMKGFDGKGTLLNKKSYTEYFKKQFENPLNESGRINLGLFVEYNNDFVGSNELFIGHNGSDFGSFAIMYFNPETKIGTIVMSNTDIDYKDNVVPVLKNIWKNTLEYKDKMN; this is translated from the coding sequence ATGAACAAGACTGTCCTACTTTTATTTCTGACTTTTGTAATAATTTCTTGCAAACAACCAACTGAAAAATCTAACAAATTAAAAAAAGACTTTTCAGCTGTTAAGGACACATTAACTACAAAATTAGAGGAATCAAATAAAGATGGGGAAATAGTTGGTTTTTCAGTAGCTATTATCGCTGAAGACAATGTGATTTATAATAAAGGATTTGGATTTTCTGATTCCAAAAATAATAAGGAATATAAAACGAATACCATTCAGAATATAGGTTCGATTGCAAAAACTTTAATCGGTATATCCTTATTGAAAGCTCAAGAATTGGGAAAACTAAATTTAGATGACCCAATAAATAAACATCTACCATTTGAAGTAATAAATCCTAATTATCCTGACGTTCCAATTACCATAAGGCAATTAGCAACACATACGTCATCAATAGTTGATGATGAAGAAAATTATTTAAAAGCATTTATTCTCGAAAACGATGAGGTAAAAGAAGAGGAAGAAACCGCTTTCACTCATTTTCAAAAATCTGACAAAAGAATTTCTCTCAAGGATTTTTTACAAGCTTGTCTTTCACAAGATGGCAAATGGTTTACAAAAAAAATGTTTTCCGAGAATATACCAGGTACAGAATTTGAATACACAAATTTTGGAGCAGATTTATGCGGTTTAGTAATTGCAGAAGCTACAGGAATGTCATATAAAGATTTTACCGAAAGATATATCCTAAACCCATTAAGTATGAACGATTCTGGCTGGTCGATTAAAGATGTAGATTCTCTAAAACGTTCAAAATTTTATCTCTACAAAGGTCAAAAAATTGCTGATTATACTGCAATTACTTATCCAAATGGCGGATTGTTTACTTCAAGCGAAGATTTAGGAAAATTTCTATCTGAACTTATGAAAGGATTTGATGGTAAAGGAACATTACTTAATAAGAAAAGTTATACCGAGTATTTTAAGAAACAATTTGAAAACCCTTTAAACGAAAGTGGTAGAATTAATCTTGGGCTTTTTGTTGAATATAACAACGACTTTGTGGGTTCTAATGAACTATTTATAGGTCATAATGGTTCGGATTTTGGCTCGTTTGCAATTATGTATTTTAATCCAGAAACAAAGATCGGAACAATTGTAATGTCAAATACGGACATTGATTACAAAGATAATGTTGTACCAGTATTAAAAAATATATGGAAAAATACATTGGAATACAAAGACAAAATGAACTAA
- a CDS encoding tyrosine-type recombinase/integrase codes for MNRFKDFEQLLTIKRYSSNTINAYVGLLSVFDTFIGENQEIHRLETPFLLQHIRNIISKRSYAYTTQKQLLCALVLYMKEMYGTHLDLDTVRPRKPQRVLPDILSLQEVKKMLDLTENLKHKAMLTTIYALGLRSGELINLKLSHIDKHRDIVTIKAAKGKRDRQLPFPESLKLLLRKYYKQYEPRVYLFEGQKNKYASASLRAVFSGAVKRAGITKEVTLHSLRHAYATHLLESGTDLRLIQELLGHNSIKTTMLYTHVSKRSMLQVKSPLDFL; via the coding sequence ATGAACAGGTTTAAAGATTTTGAACAACTCTTAACCATTAAAAGGTATAGCAGTAACACTATAAATGCATATGTAGGCTTGTTATCCGTATTTGATACCTTCATTGGTGAGAACCAAGAAATCCATCGATTAGAAACCCCTTTCTTGTTGCAGCACATCCGTAATATTATTTCAAAAAGGAGTTACGCATATACAACCCAAAAACAGTTGCTATGTGCCTTGGTATTATATATGAAAGAGATGTACGGAACGCATTTAGATTTAGATACGGTACGACCTAGAAAACCGCAAAGGGTGTTGCCAGATATTCTCTCGCTGCAAGAGGTAAAAAAAATGCTTGATCTTACAGAGAATTTAAAGCATAAAGCGATGCTAACCACTATCTATGCCTTGGGCTTAAGGAGTGGTGAACTTATTAACCTAAAATTATCCCATATAGATAAGCACAGGGATATAGTTACCATTAAAGCAGCCAAAGGAAAGAGAGATAGGCAGCTGCCTTTTCCAGAATCTTTAAAACTACTGTTGCGAAAATATTATAAACAATACGAGCCTAGGGTTTATTTGTTCGAGGGTCAAAAAAATAAATACGCATCTGCCAGCCTTAGGGCGGTTTTTTCAGGAGCTGTAAAAAGGGCCGGAATTACAAAAGAGGTTACGTTGCACAGTCTTAGACATGCGTATGCAACACATCTTTTAGAGTCGGGAACAGATTTACGCCTCATACAGGAACTTTTGGGGCATAACAGTATCAAAACCACCATGCTTTATACCCACGTTTCCAAAAGAAGTATGTTACAAGTAAAAAGTCCGTTGGACTTCTTGTAA
- a CDS encoding S9 family peptidase, producing the protein MKQISFWPIGVALSLLMVMPAIVTAQQSKLTLDDLFATTKLTGTTPSRPTWAPNSEHFAFSWSEPGNPGRGLWLSTSDGKEVRLISNTASEAVSEIVWTDANTIMSLRGNNLWQTTLNQVDDLQYMPVETGAHNLSISPSSKQAAYIRDGDLWLADFASKENRQLTEIGIASLSSLPKGRYSRPEREIGPGIWSGPTYKWSPDGQTIAFHVVDRREMRKVPFPDYLAAETNPNEVRRSYPGDPNEIRRVGLLDVASGNITYLDLPDPHAKQIIDFNWSPSGAFLVDTASDTAVERKLYVVAPGESKLREIWRGVRANRMYTSFGSTWHPDGQQVVFLSDMGDRYGLYTIDSSPSKDRPQLLTDPSYDVLSAPGIAGDALFYTGNGVNPYEQHVYRLNTSSGVPEQQTHLAGRNDGYPSPDGRHLVFMHSNDTSPPELYVLNSTGGDATRITHSPLPAFTERSWTAAEYVNFPSLVDDYTLHARILKPSNMQPGQKYPVLFGPVYSNTARNRWAGNYSLIQQLLVHKGYIIVQVDSRGSNGYGRAFREEFLLGFADQDIEDYASAVAYMESLDYVDPDRIGIWGSSYGGTLSVYSLLMKPGLFQVGVAAAAAVDPIFFGTDDVAIVRRPRTHPEIFERKAIKYAANLEDKLLFIHGIQDHVVPFKTTAVLAEELIKQGKDFDFAFAPGATHGWSRQQHYDRYLFGKMIEYFDRHLAVPSE; encoded by the coding sequence ATGAAACAGATATCTTTTTGGCCAATAGGGGTAGCGTTAAGCTTACTGATGGTGATGCCCGCAATAGTCACAGCACAGCAAAGCAAGCTCACGCTTGACGACCTATTCGCGACAACAAAACTGACGGGAACAACCCCATCCCGGCCTACGTGGGCACCGAACAGCGAGCACTTCGCCTTTTCCTGGAGCGAACCAGGAAATCCTGGACGTGGCCTCTGGCTATCCACAAGCGACGGAAAGGAAGTACGCCTCATTTCTAATACGGCATCCGAAGCAGTGAGCGAAATTGTCTGGACCGACGCAAACACCATCATGAGCCTGCGAGGGAACAACTTATGGCAAACAACGCTAAATCAAGTAGACGATCTCCAGTATATGCCCGTAGAGACCGGTGCACATAACCTATCGATATCACCAAGCAGCAAGCAGGCGGCATACATACGTGATGGTGACCTATGGCTTGCTGACTTCGCTTCCAAAGAGAATCGACAGCTTACAGAAATCGGCATCGCCAGTCTCTCGAGCCTACCGAAGGGGCGTTATAGCCGACCGGAACGTGAAATCGGTCCGGGCATCTGGAGTGGGCCAACGTACAAGTGGTCCCCAGATGGCCAAACAATCGCGTTTCACGTTGTTGACCGACGCGAGATGCGAAAGGTGCCCTTCCCGGATTATCTGGCAGCCGAAACCAACCCCAATGAGGTACGCCGAAGCTACCCGGGCGATCCTAACGAGATTCGCAGGGTTGGCCTGCTCGATGTAGCAAGTGGTAATATTACGTACCTGGATTTGCCAGACCCACACGCCAAGCAGATTATCGACTTCAACTGGTCACCAAGCGGTGCTTTCCTGGTTGATACCGCATCCGACACAGCAGTTGAGCGTAAGTTGTACGTTGTGGCACCTGGAGAAAGCAAACTGCGCGAGATTTGGCGAGGTGTTAGAGCGAACCGCATGTACACATCGTTTGGATCTACTTGGCATCCGGATGGGCAGCAGGTCGTTTTCTTAAGTGATATGGGTGATAGATATGGCCTCTATACGATTGATTCCTCACCGTCTAAGGATCGTCCGCAGCTATTGACTGATCCGTCCTACGATGTATTGTCTGCCCCAGGTATTGCTGGTGATGCACTGTTTTATACTGGCAACGGTGTTAATCCGTACGAACAACACGTGTATCGCCTGAATACGTCCAGTGGCGTGCCCGAGCAGCAAACGCATCTTGCAGGCCGAAACGATGGCTACCCCTCACCGGATGGCCGGCACCTGGTGTTCATGCACAGCAACGACACCTCTCCACCCGAGCTTTATGTGCTCAACAGTACGGGTGGTGACGCCACACGAATAACCCATTCTCCGCTGCCTGCCTTCACGGAGAGAAGCTGGACCGCCGCAGAATATGTTAATTTCCCCAGTCTTGTTGATGACTATACCCTGCATGCCCGAATCCTGAAACCTTCCAACATGCAGCCCGGCCAGAAGTATCCAGTGCTGTTTGGACCCGTGTATTCTAATACAGCGAGGAACCGCTGGGCCGGTAACTACAGCCTCATACAACAACTGTTGGTTCATAAGGGATACATTATCGTGCAGGTAGATTCACGTGGTAGCAACGGTTATGGCAGGGCATTCCGTGAAGAGTTCCTGCTGGGCTTTGCCGACCAGGATATTGAGGATTATGCAAGTGCCGTTGCCTACATGGAGTCACTGGATTATGTAGATCCCGATCGCATCGGCATCTGGGGCAGCAGTTACGGTGGAACGCTCTCCGTTTATTCGCTCTTGATGAAGCCCGGCCTATTCCAGGTGGGTGTTGCGGCAGCGGCAGCCGTTGACCCGATATTCTTTGGCACGGACGACGTGGCCATTGTTCGTCGCCCACGGACACATCCGGAGATTTTCGAGAGAAAGGCGATTAAGTATGCAGCGAATCTGGAGGATAAACTTCTGTTCATCCATGGGATCCAGGATCATGTGGTACCCTTCAAGACGACGGCCGTGTTGGCTGAAGAACTGATTAAACAAGGCAAGGACTTCGACTTTGCGTTTGCCCCGGGTGCGACGCACGGATGGAGCCGTCAGCAGCATTACGATCGCTACTTATTTGGCAAGATGATCGAATACTTTGACCGACACCTAGCTGTGCCGTCTGAGTAG
- a CDS encoding DUF5694 domain-containing protein, with protein MKRLLSLFTLLIFVSCQQNEKSQIIESPNKEISEAIEVLIIGTFHFENFNPENNGDVIEVNLPDVLTIENQLELEKIAKAIVNFNPNKIFLEYPFAAQEKVDSIYKNFTSTDFSKVKRDERYQLGFRVAKMIDHEKVYAMDFRTHFPFDSLMTQMEKAKQYDLIAKDSLEVLKIEDFENELYSSNKNLSEMLFYQNDNKKRKEDINWYLSLANKGGEKGNFVGAYLTSEWYRRNLYMYSIIQKEVEQEDNKIMILAGASHIAMFKDFMDYNPEWKTIELKDIMKE; from the coding sequence ATGAAACGTTTATTAAGCTTATTTACCCTATTAATCTTTGTTTCTTGCCAACAAAATGAAAAAAGCCAAATCATTGAAAGCCCGAATAAAGAAATATCCGAAGCGATTGAAGTTTTAATAATTGGAACATTTCATTTTGAGAATTTTAATCCAGAAAACAACGGAGATGTAATAGAGGTTAATCTTCCAGATGTTCTTACAATAGAAAATCAATTAGAATTAGAAAAAATTGCAAAAGCGATAGTAAACTTTAATCCCAATAAAATATTTTTAGAATATCCATTTGCAGCACAAGAAAAAGTAGATTCAATTTATAAAAATTTTACATCAACTGATTTTTCAAAAGTTAAAAGGGACGAAAGATATCAGTTAGGTTTTAGAGTAGCTAAAATGATTGACCATGAGAAAGTGTATGCAATGGATTTTAGGACTCATTTTCCGTTTGATAGCTTAATGACACAAATGGAAAAGGCAAAGCAATATGACCTAATAGCGAAAGACAGCCTAGAAGTTTTAAAAATTGAGGATTTTGAGAACGAATTATATTCTTCGAATAAAAATTTATCCGAAATGCTATTTTACCAAAATGACAACAAAAAACGAAAAGAAGATATAAATTGGTATCTAAGCTTAGCAAATAAGGGAGGTGAAAAAGGAAACTTTGTAGGTGCTTATTTGACATCGGAATGGTATCGAAGAAACCTATACATGTATTCAATAATTCAAAAGGAAGTTGAACAAGAAGATAACAAAATTATGATTTTAGCCGGCGCGAGTCATATAGCCATGTTCAAAGATTTTATGGACTATAATCCCGAATGGAAAACTATTGAATTAAAAGACATAATGAAAGAATAA
- a CDS encoding VOC family protein — translation MNLNQVTVPSLDLTKSVPFYEKLGLKLIVEALPHYARFECPNGNSTFSIHKTEELPKGEGIYIYFECENLDEQVETIKRHGIEFDHEPTDQKWLWREARLKDIDGNQLILFYGGENRLHPPWRIE, via the coding sequence ATGAACTTAAACCAAGTAACGGTTCCCTCATTGGATTTGACAAAATCAGTCCCTTTTTATGAAAAACTGGGACTTAAATTAATTGTAGAAGCTCTACCCCACTACGCAAGGTTTGAATGCCCTAATGGAAATTCGACTTTCTCAATTCATAAAACGGAGGAATTACCAAAAGGAGAAGGAATTTATATTTATTTTGAATGTGAGAACCTTGATGAACAAGTTGAAACAATAAAAAGACACGGAATTGAATTTGACCATGAACCAACTGACCAAAAATGGTTGTGGAGGGAAGCAAGACTGAAGGATATTGACGGAAATCAATTGATACTTTTTTATGGTGGAGAAAACAGGTTGCATCCACCTTGGCGAATAGAATAA
- a CDS encoding AraC family transcriptional regulator — MNKLNTGEFYGTHYRKSAFENLIITDTEYTHRKVDWHYHENPYFTYLLQGKLFESNKRESYYLQPGSLLFHNWQDAHYNTKPPEFTRGFHIEMNEDWFSNLDIQITDFEGSINLQNAIIKNLMNQIFIETKINDQYSNLSIESNLADIFHTIKESKKGSFKKPIWVKQLEELLIEEKIDYSLKSLSSKLRIHPVHLSREFNRYFGTSLGNYIRLIKLNQALCLLTSNKYSLTEICYQCGFYDQSHFITSFKRIYKTTPSKLLKNIS; from the coding sequence ATGAATAAACTAAATACAGGAGAATTTTACGGAACACATTACCGAAAATCAGCTTTTGAAAATTTAATAATCACAGATACAGAATACACACACAGAAAAGTTGATTGGCATTATCACGAAAATCCATATTTTACTTATTTACTTCAAGGCAAATTATTTGAATCCAACAAAAGGGAATCCTACTATTTACAGCCAGGAAGCTTACTATTCCATAATTGGCAAGACGCGCACTATAATACAAAGCCACCTGAATTTACAAGAGGTTTTCATATTGAAATGAATGAGGATTGGTTTTCAAATCTTGATATTCAAATAACGGATTTTGAAGGGAGTATCAATCTACAGAATGCAATAATTAAGAATCTGATGAATCAGATATTTATTGAAACTAAAATTAACGATCAGTATTCAAATTTAAGTATTGAGAGTAATTTGGCCGATATATTTCATACGATAAAGGAATCTAAAAAAGGGAGCTTCAAAAAACCAATTTGGGTAAAGCAACTTGAGGAATTACTAATTGAGGAAAAAATAGACTATTCTTTAAAAAGTTTAAGTTCGAAACTAAGAATCCACCCTGTACATCTATCTAGAGAATTCAACCGATATTTTGGAACAAGTCTTGGCAATTACATTCGATTGATAAAGCTTAACCAAGCTCTTTGCTTGCTAACTTCTAATAAATATTCATTGACAGAAATTTGTTATCAATGTGGTTTTTACGACCAAAGTCATTTCATTACTAGCTTTAAGCGTATCTACAAGACGACACCTTCAAAACTATTGAAGAACATTTCGTAA
- a CDS encoding CNNM domain-containing protein, which produces MGLLIFYALISIFFSFLCSILEAVLLSITPTFVNVKKREGKSYAHTLETLKNDVDEPLIAILTINTIAHTVGAILVGVQAKVAYAELYGSTTRSVLGMEFTEDLMVGAVSTVMTILILVASEIIPKTIGATYWRQLANFSAKTLKIMVVGLKYTGLLWLLRLFTKLVGGKGHHGSVLSREDFTAMTDMAHEEGVFEKSESTIIKNLLRFDEVLVKDIMTPRAVMKIASDQKTIQTFFEENPKLRFSRIPIFHEKMDNITGFVLKDNVYEEIINKNGDMLLGELKRDILVTRRSTPIPKLFDILIAKREHIALVVDEYGSVAGLVTMEDVIETLLGLEIMDESDNIADLQTFARKNWENRAKQSGVIEKDPPTPKEK; this is translated from the coding sequence ATGGGATTACTTATTTTTTACGCACTTATCTCCATCTTTTTTTCGTTTCTCTGCTCTATTCTAGAGGCAGTACTCTTAAGCATAACCCCAACATTCGTTAACGTTAAAAAACGTGAGGGAAAGTCGTACGCCCATACCCTGGAAACCCTTAAAAACGATGTGGATGAACCCCTCATTGCCATCTTGACCATAAATACCATTGCACATACGGTAGGTGCCATTCTTGTGGGGGTACAGGCTAAAGTTGCTTATGCCGAGCTATACGGCTCCACTACCAGAAGCGTATTGGGGATGGAGTTTACGGAAGACTTGATGGTAGGGGCGGTATCCACCGTTATGACCATTCTGATACTCGTCGCTTCGGAAATCATCCCAAAGACCATTGGGGCCACTTATTGGAGGCAATTAGCCAATTTTAGTGCAAAAACGCTGAAAATCATGGTAGTGGGTCTAAAATATACCGGTTTACTATGGCTGTTACGTCTATTTACTAAGCTTGTTGGCGGAAAAGGGCATCACGGTAGTGTGTTGAGCAGGGAGGATTTTACGGCCATGACGGACATGGCCCATGAAGAAGGGGTTTTTGAAAAGTCCGAGTCTACCATTATCAAGAACCTATTGCGTTTTGACGAAGTCCTCGTTAAGGATATCATGACGCCAAGGGCGGTCATGAAAATTGCCTCTGACCAAAAGACCATACAAACCTTTTTTGAGGAGAATCCAAAGCTCCGCTTTTCCCGGATTCCTATTTTTCACGAAAAAATGGACAACATTACCGGATTTGTGCTAAAGGACAACGTTTATGAGGAAATCATCAACAAGAACGGCGATATGCTCTTGGGGGAACTAAAACGCGATATTCTCGTTACCCGCAGAAGCACCCCCATACCCAAATTATTTGACATTCTTATCGCCAAAAGAGAGCATATTGCCCTTGTAGTGGACGAGTACGGATCAGTAGCCGGGCTGGTAACCATGGAAGATGTAATTGAGACCCTTCTGGGACTTGAAATCATGGACGAGAGCGATAATATTGCCGATTTGCAGACCTTTGCGCGTAAAAACTGGGAAAACAGGGCCAAACAGAGCGGCGTCATTGAAAAAGATCCACCAACCCCCAAAGAGAAATAA
- a CDS encoding serine hydrolase domain-containing protein, with translation MKPIEQMKKLAVVFVIAITLSSCNQSKKNTDNLIISENQITKDSLTAELDSIQKNGEIIGFAVAMVNQDGVLYEKGFGLSNLETKVKYDENTIQHIASVSKTLIGIALMKAKEMGKLDLEDPIENYLPFKVINPNYPNETITIRQLATHTSGINDTEQYMNRAWILTENQDLTNVSTDYPAQRLNPPELNIPMEEYLNGYLAVNGAYYQDDNYINFKPGERYNYSNIGATLCALVIEKATGQLFDSFTEEHILKPLGMNSSGWSLENVDIQKHSRLYRNDNTLLPFYTAITFPDGMLISSSSDMAKYLVELIKGYSGEGTLLKKESYRELFTEHLEEQNFESRNAGNPYNGDYSPALFIGHSALGYIGHSGGDAGVATWMYFDKEKKIGRYIVINCDMGNDERARELEYYAVWDKMNEYFDKLNVE, from the coding sequence ATGAAACCAATAGAACAAATGAAAAAATTAGCCGTAGTATTTGTTATAGCAATTACTCTTTCATCTTGTAATCAAAGTAAAAAAAATACCGACAATTTAATAATAAGTGAAAACCAAATTACAAAGGATTCTTTAACAGCGGAATTGGATTCCATTCAAAAAAATGGGGAAATAATTGGATTTGCAGTTGCTATGGTCAACCAAGACGGCGTGCTCTATGAAAAAGGCTTTGGATTATCTAATCTTGAAACAAAAGTGAAGTATGACGAAAACACCATCCAGCATATTGCTTCGGTTTCTAAAACCCTAATTGGTATTGCCTTAATGAAAGCTAAAGAAATGGGGAAGCTAGATTTAGAGGACCCGATTGAGAATTATTTGCCCTTTAAAGTAATAAACCCAAATTATCCAAATGAAACGATTACTATAAGACAATTAGCAACACATACTTCTGGAATTAATGATACGGAACAATATATGAATCGAGCTTGGATTCTTACAGAGAATCAAGACTTGACCAATGTAAGTACAGATTATCCCGCTCAAAGATTGAATCCACCTGAACTAAATATTCCAATGGAAGAATATTTAAACGGATATTTAGCAGTAAATGGTGCATATTATCAAGATGATAATTACATCAACTTCAAACCGGGAGAACGATATAACTATTCAAACATAGGTGCTACATTGTGTGCATTGGTTATCGAAAAAGCAACAGGCCAATTATTTGATTCATTTACGGAAGAACATATCTTAAAACCATTAGGGATGAATTCATCAGGTTGGTCACTAGAAAATGTGGATATACAAAAGCATTCAAGATTATATAGAAATGATAATACATTGTTGCCTTTTTATACCGCTATAACTTTCCCTGATGGAATGTTGATTTCATCAAGTAGTGATATGGCAAAGTATTTAGTTGAATTGATTAAAGGTTATTCAGGAGAAGGTACATTACTAAAAAAAGAAAGCTACAGAGAACTCTTCACCGAACATTTAGAAGAACAGAACTTTGAATCACGAAATGCTGGGAATCCCTATAATGGCGATTATAGTCCTGCCCTATTCATTGGACATAGCGCATTGGGTTATATAGGACATTCAGGTGGTGACGCTGGAGTTGCTACTTGGATGTATTTTGACAAAGAAAAAAAGATTGGAAGATACATTGTAATCAACTGTGATATGGGAAATGACGAGAGAGCTAGAGAATTAGAATATTATGCAGTTTGGGATAAAATGAATGAATATTTTGATAAACTGAACGTAGAATAG